The following DNA comes from Bacteroidales bacterium.
ATATCATCAGCTTCAAAACCGGCTTTATCAATAACAGGGATGTTAAAGGCTTTAATTATATTTTTTATATACGGAACAGATATTTTAATGTCTTCAGGAGTTGTTTCTCTGTTGGCTTTATACTCTTTGAACATTTTGTGTCTGAAAGTAGGAGAAGGGTGATCAAAAACAACTGCTATATGAGTAGGATTTTCATTATTCAGAATATCAAGTAAGGTATTTGTAAAACCCAATATTGCAGAAGTATTTAATCCTTTCGAATTATATCTGGGGTTTTTTATAAAAGCATAATATGCCCTGTATATCAAAGCATAAGCGTCTAAAAGAAATAAGCGTTTATCAGGACTCATAATTGAATAATTTTAGTTATCAGGTTAATTATCAGACGCATACCATTCTGCATACGATGTGGCTGTTTCATATAGCTTAATAGAGTGCAGCTTAACGTTGTCGGGCAAATTGCCGATAAGTTTTGTTGCTATTTCTATAACCATGTTTTCGCATGTTGGTTGATAATCGACAAATTCTACTTTACCAAACATTTGTTTTATACCACTATTTTGTAGAATACTTGAATTTTTATTAATAATTACAGAATGATCAAACTTATTTACAATAAGTTTATTTACAATTTTTTTTAAATCATTAAAATCAATTAACATTCCGAATTTTGTATTGTTTATATCATTAATTGGTACTCCTGTAACAGTAATGAAAAGTTTATATGAATGACCATGAATATTTTTACAAGGTCCATCATAATTAACCAAAGCATGAGCC
Coding sequences within:
- a CDS encoding 6-carboxytetrahydropterin synthase encodes the protein MAIVRVTKEFGFEMAHALVNYDGPCKNIHGHSYKLFITVTGVPINDINNTKFGMLIDFNDLKKIVNKLIVNKFDHSVIINKNSSILQNSGIKQMFGKVEFVDYQPTCENMVIEIATKLIGNLPDNVKLHSIKLYETATSYAEWYASDN